Within Myceligenerans xiligouense, the genomic segment CACGATCTCGTGAGCAAGAACCGGCGCCTCGTCGTCGGAGGCATCCACATCGGCGATCCACTGGAACCACGTACCCACCGACCGGCTCGCCTCCTCAATCACTCGGCACACGCCCCGACCAGCAGTGAGACCGGAAGGACACGCAGGTCTCACCATAGCGGTAGGCCTGGGTCAGAGCCGGGCCCTTATATGCCCTATCTCAACTCTCCGACCCCCGATTCGGCGCCAATCGAGCCCTTCACCGGACGAGCACCACAACTTCCCAGGCCAAAGCCCTGAACCGATAGCGGTCCAGAATCATGAAAATTGCACCCCTACCCCCCAATTACTCTCCTTGGCCCGGGCTTCGAAAGCAATCAATCTTCTCAGTCACGTCTACATTTTCAAGACGAATGAATTGCTGACCGCCTCTCGACTCCCCCAGCAATGCCGGAACGATATCGACATGTTCAAGGTCTCCGCTTTCAAAATTCAGGCGAAAAAGTTGGAAATGGCCTAAATCGGTGTCTCCGACCGGGATCCACCATGCGCCTCTCCCGCCAACCTCGTCGGCAGTGCCGCTGCGATCCATTTCGCCATATAACTCGCCCGGGTAGATCTTTCTCGCCAAATCCAACGAGAGGCCTTCGGCAACGAATGAGCCGTCCTCTCTTACCTCAATCACACCGCCTGGAGAGCAATTCCAGATTCCGAGGACATCGGCCGGCTCGATAGCGTCCACTGATCGCCCGCAGGCAGAGAGCAGTAAGAGAGACATGAGGACGCCAATAGCTAAAGGGCGATTCTCCATATCACGACCTTGGAGAGATTTGACTAAAGGGATGGATGCATTTCGACCAAGCCGATTCTTTGGTCATCGGCGACAAGCGTCCGGGTCCGCCCGGCCACAACATGCCCGTGGGGTCGGTGAAGGTGGTGGGGTTGTTGTGGCTGTAGGCGTAGCCGTTCCACTGTTGTGGGTCGGTCAGGTCCATCACGGGGTCCACGAAGATGATTGCGGGGCACGTCAGTGCCGGACGCGGGCGCGGGAGCGGGCCACACCGGCAAGCGTGGCTCGTACGGGTGTGCCGAGATAGATCCCCAGCGAGGCACCCGAGGCCAGGCCCACGGCGATCGACGCCGCCAGTACGAGGGAGCTCGTCCCGGCGCCTGGCGCATCGGCCTGCACCATACCGAGCAGCCCGTAGAACACGGCACCGCCAGGTACGAGCGGCACGATGGCCGCCGTCGTGACCGCGACGGACGGGACGTGCAGCCGGTGCGCGACCATGATTCCGACGAAGCTGGCCAGCAGCGCCGCGACGCCGCTCGCGGCGGCCTCGTGCAGGTCCAGCGTCACCGTGAACGCGTGACCGAGTATCGCGATCATGCCCAGCACACCGCTGACGGCGATGATGCGCGCACCGGCACCGTTGAACAGAGCGACGGCGATCGCGATGATGACGGCTCCTGCGAGCTGGTTCGGCAGCGGGCCGAATGCCGGCGGCGCGTCCGGCAAGGACATCCGGAATCCGAGCACGCTGCCGAACTCGAGCCCGATCAGAATTCCCACGACCAGGCCCACGGTCTGCAGCGTGAGGTCGAGGATGCGGCCGGCCGCCGTGAGCGCGAACCCGTCGATGGCGTCCTGCGCCGCGCCGACCACCGTGAGTCCGGAGAGCATCAGGACGATCCCGGACGCCACGATGATGGACGGACGCACCCCTGTGAACGGCTCGAAGCCCGCGGTGATGAGAGCGGACACGGCCACTGCGACCGCCGTGGTCACGAACGCCCCGGCGATCTGGCTGAAGAACGAGGGCACCCGGAGCCGTGCCAGCCCCGCCTGGGTCGCCGCGGCTCCCAGCGCGGCGACGAAGGTGAGCCCCAGGAGCACCGCGGACCCTCCGGCAAGGATGCTCACGCCGACTGCGAGCAGAGCGCGGGCGACCACGACGACCGGCGCCTTGTACCTGAACGGCACACGACGGATGGCCCGGAACCTGATGCGGGCCTCCTCGAGATCTTTGCCGTCGGTGATCTCGACGATCAGCGCCTGCAGACGCTGCAGCTTCGTATGGTCCGGCGCCGCCACCCGCACCACACGGAGCAGCGTGTGCGGCCAGCCCTCACCGCCGCGGTGGTACGAGACGGCGATCGAGCTGTAGGTCACGTCCACGTGGACGCCCTCGAGTCCGTACGCACCTGCCACGCGCGTGATCGCGAGCGTCACCTCGTGCGCCGACGCTCCGACCGCGAACATCGACTCCCCGATCCGCATGGCGAGGTCCAGCGCCCGGAGCATCCAGGCGTCGTCGAGGATCGGGATCGGTTCGGTGATCGCCTCCGGCGAATCGCTACGCAGCACCCTGTCTATCGAGGAGAACAGGCGCCTGTGGGGTTGCTGAGGCATACGCCCATTCTGCGGGTGGGATCAACCGGTAGTGCGCGCTGCGCCGACCGATGACCTGGGCCGGCGTCATCAACCACCTGTCATACCCTGCGATGGTGCTGCCCGAACCGACCGCGCGTCTGCGGTTTCGCGAGATGTCCGACGACGACCTGGACCACATGGCTGCGCTCCTCGGAGACCCCGAGGTGATGCGGTTCTATCCCGCGCCGAAGAACCGCGCTCAGGCGCAGTCGTGGATCGACTGGAACGTGCAGAACTACGCGTTGCACGGCTTCGGGCTATGGGTCGTGGAGACGCACGACGGGGAGTTCGTCGGGGACTGCGGTCTGACGTGGCAGACCGTTGGCGGAGAACGGCACGTCGAGGTCGGCTACCACGTGCGGGCGGAACTGCAGGGGCGAGGATTCGCGACCGAAGCTGCGGCAGCGTGCCGGGACGCGGCGCGCGCAGGGGGTATCGGGCATCTGGTCGCGATCATCCACCCGCGGAACGTGCCGTCGCAGCGCGTCGCGCAGAAGCTCGGGCTGACGCTGGAGAGATCCGTACCGCATGGAGAGGGCGAGGCCCTGATCTTCAGTGCTGACCTGGACCGAGCAACCAGGTCGTAGGTCAGGCTGAGCCCCCCCGCACCTCCGCCGGCTTGACGGGCCAGGGACCACCGCGAGGCGGACAGCCCGTCCTCGAAGAGACGCGACGCGCCCCCACCGCCGACCACATCGGGAACCAGGGGATCTCGAGGTGGTCGATCGCGTCCGCGGCCAGAGCGCTTTGATCCCCCTGACGGGGCTGTTCTCCCACGGCGCGTCGGCCAACGTCGTCAACAGCACCACCTTCTCGGTCGCTACGAGCCACCGCGCGTAGGTCACCTCCCGGGGATCGGCGCCGTCGGCTCCGATCATGCTCGGCCAGAAGCCTAGGAAGCCTTCGGTGTTGGACCGGCCCCGGAACACCGTCGTCGACGGGACCACGAACCGGGCCATGTGGTCGCGCGCGACGTCACTCAGGGTGTACGGGACGATCGCGGCCAGGTCGGCCGGAGCGCCCGGGCCTCAGTAGCAGCCTTCAAGCGTCAGGCTGATGTTCGCGACGCCCCAGGGGCGGCAGGGGTGGACGAGCTCCTTGCTCCTCAGAGCAGCGGTTGGGAGACTTGGCCTGCGGAAACGTCGGGCGGACGGAGGAGCGGGTTGGACGACTTGCGGAAGCAGGTGTCGCTCGACGGTCTGGTCGTGCTGCCCCAGATCGGCGAGGCCGAGTTCCTGCGGACCGCCTGGTCGCTCGGAAGGCCACATCCGCATCCGGATGCCGAGGCGTCCGGCCGGACTGTGATCCGGCCGGACGGCCGAGCGGGAGTGCCAGGTTTGGGGTTCACGTTCTCGGGCCTGACGCCGCACACGGACCGGTCGCGCCACCCGCACCCGCCACGGTTCCTCGGCATCCATCTCGTCCGCCAGGACGCCGCGACGGGCGGGTTCCCGCGGTTCGTCGATCTGAATCTGGTGACCGCGAACTTCGAGGACCAGGACCTGGACCGGCTGTGGCTGAAGGAGTTGGACGGGCCCGGCACTCTGCCCATTCAGCTCGGGCACGGGTCAGGCTTCCGGTACCGGGACGACGACGTGTGGGCCCTGGACGGTCCAGCCAACCTGGTCGGCGAGTTCCGGCGTCGTGTGGACCTGGCGGTCCAGACGGTCGACTGGCTGCGCAGTGGTGACGCCTACCTGGTGGACAACCACCGCTACGCGCACGGCCGGACGCCGATCGCGTCGCCGGATCGCATCGCGGTGCGCGTCCTGATCGACGCGTCCCACACCGGCCCGACCGGCACGGCTTCGGCTTCAGGACCTGCCTCGTGACGCCGACTCTGCCGGCCTGGACGAGCCCCACCTTCGCCGAGGACATCCGCCGCACAACCCTGCGCGAGTACGACGTGGACGAGCTCCTGACGATGCTGCGGGACATGTCGAACGAGCACGACGTGCGCTTCTCCTGCTTGTACGCGATCCTCCAGGCCTTGCACCGTCAGGACCGGGACATCGACTACGGCCGGCTGGTGGACGAGTACGAAAACGAGTTCGGCGACAACCCGTATTTCCACACCTTCCGTGCCACCCGCCTGATCGGTGACCGTACTTCCGGCGCGAACCTCGCCCGCGCACTGCGCCACAGTGAGCGCGCCATCAAGGTCTTGGACGACCGGG encodes:
- a CDS encoding GNAT family N-acetyltransferase, whose translation is MVLPEPTARLRFREMSDDDLDHMAALLGDPEVMRFYPAPKNRAQAQSWIDWNVQNYALHGFGLWVVETHDGEFVGDCGLTWQTVGGERHVEVGYHVRAELQGRGFATEAAAACRDAARAGGIGHLVAIIHPRNVPSQRVAQKLGLTLERSVPHGEGEALIFSADLDRATRS
- a CDS encoding TauD/TfdA family dioxygenase, which encodes MDDLRKQVSLDGLVVLPQIGEAEFLRTAWSLGRPHPHPDAEASGRTVIRPDGRAGVPGLGFTFSGLTPHTDRSRHPHPPRFLGIHLVRQDAATGGFPRFVDLNLVTANFEDQDLDRLWLKELDGPGTLPIQLGHGSGFRYRDDDVWALDGPANLVGEFRRRVDLAVQTVDWLRSGDAYLVDNHRYAHGRTPIASPDRIAVRVLIDASHTGPTGTASASGPAS
- a CDS encoding threonine/serine ThrE exporter family protein: MLRSDSPEAITEPIPILDDAWMLRALDLAMRIGESMFAVGASAHEVTLAITRVAGAYGLEGVHVDVTYSSIAVSYHRGGEGWPHTLLRVVRVAAPDHTKLQRLQALIVEITDGKDLEEARIRFRAIRRVPFRYKAPVVVVARALLAVGVSILAGGSAVLLGLTFVAALGAAATQAGLARLRVPSFFSQIAGAFVTTAVAVAVSALITAGFEPFTGVRPSIIVASGIVLMLSGLTVVGAAQDAIDGFALTAAGRILDLTLQTVGLVVGILIGLEFGSVLGFRMSLPDAPPAFGPLPNQLAGAVIIAIAVALFNGAGARIIAVSGVLGMIAILGHAFTVTLDLHEAAASGVAALLASFVGIMVAHRLHVPSVAVTTAAIVPLVPGGAVFYGLLGMVQADAPGAGTSSLVLAASIAVGLASGASLGIYLGTPVRATLAGVARSRARVRH